The Pectobacterium sp. A5351 genome contains the following window.
GGAGCGTTAAACGTCACGGCATCAAGCGCGGTAGTGTACTCGCTTTGAATTTCATCAATCGCCGCACAATGAAAACTATGCGTGGTCTTGAGTCGACGAACATGAATATGCTGCTCTTGCAGGCGAATTTCCAGTGCCGAAATATCTTCAGCACTACCGGCAAACACCGTGGCTTCTTCACCATTGACCACCGCTATCTCAAGGCTGCCTTGTAGAAAGGCGGCAGCCTGCTGCTCCGACAGTGATGCGCTGAGCATCGCGCCTGGCGACATGGTCTGCATCAATATCGCGCGTTGCGTCACCAGAAAGAGCGCATCATGCAGCGAGAAAACACCAGCGATGGTCGCCGCGACATATTCTCCCAGACTGTGCCCCAACAGCATATCAGGCTCTATGCCTTTGGCCTGAAGTAATGCCGTGACGGCATACTCCACGGTAAAAATGGCAAGCTGGATGGTTACAGGGGAAAACAGCGGCGCGGCGTCTGTTGCACTCAAATAGCACTTGACCCGTTCTGCCTCGGTGGCATTCATCAGCCCCAGACAGCGGTCAACCTGTTCACGGAACACGGCCTCATGCAGATATAAATCACGTCCCATCGTCTGATATTGTGCTCCCTGCCCCGGAAACAAAAAGACGACGTGCCGCGCCGTCTGGCTATCCCCCCGGACAAATTCTGCTGCAGAGACAGGTTCATCGCTATTACACACCAGCACCGAGCGGTGGGAAAAATGCTCGCGGCCATGCTGTAGCGTCCAGGAGACATCCGTTATCTGTTTCGGATGATCCGCCAGCCACGCAACCAGACGCTTTTCCATTTCAGCCAGACTCCATGCCGATTTTGCGGAGAGAGGTAGCAATGTTACCCCAGCATCGACAGGTTCATGACGCTCGCGCGCAACGTACTCTTCCAAAATCACATGCGCATTGGTTCCTCCGATACCGAACGCGCTAACGCCAGCACGCCTTACCGTCTCACTCTGCCAATCCTGACTCTGGGTGTTGAGATAGAACGGTGAAGAAGCAAGCTTCAGTTTCGGATTTGGGGTATGGAAGTAATGGTTGGCACACAACTTTTTGTGTTTCAGCATCAGGGCTGCCTTAATTAGCCCCGCCATACCAGCGGCACTATCAAGATGACCAATAATGGATTTTACCGAGCCGATAGCGACACGTTGTGCCCTGACATCGTCAAAGACCTGGCTCAGGGCGGCGATTTCAACCGGATCGCCAAGAGCCGTCGCTGTACCGTGAGTCTCGATGTAACCGATAGTGTTCGCCTCCACCTTAGCCATACTCAGTGCGCGACGAACAACATCCGCCTGCCCATCGATACTCGGCGCGGTATAACCCACTTTTCTCTCTCCGTCGTTATTCAGCGCTGACCCTTTGATCAACGCCAATATAGGACGTCCCTGCGCCAAAGCGACTTTTAACGGCTGCAGCACCACTGCGCCAACGCCTTCGCCGCCAACTGTACCGTTTGCCAGCGCATCGAACGGACGGCACACCCCATCAGGTGAAGTGATCATTCCTTCCTGATAGAGATAACCTTGCTGATTTGGCGTGCCCAAGGCGGCGGCGGCGACAAGCGCGGTCTGACATTCGCCTAACAACAGTGCCCTTGCTGCTAAATGGATGGCAGTGAGAGAGGAAGAACAGGCGGTCTGCACGGAGATTGCCGGCCCAGTTAACCCTAGCTTGTACGCCAAACGTGTCGCCGCAAAATCTTTTTCTACCAGATTAAATGCAGAAAAAAGGCTGGCGCCATCACGGTCACTCTCGTCATATGCAGCCATTTGCCAGTTTAGCTGAGCGCTGGCAGCTAAATAACACCCTATCGCGCCCTCATAAACCGAAGGTACAATTCCCGCCGACCCCAGCGCCTCAAAACCGCATTCATGCAATTTACGAATTTGCGGTTCCAGATATTCCGCTTCTCGTTGATTATAATTAAAAAATTCAGCATCGAAAGTCAGAGGGTTCTTTATTACACCTTTCGCATTCACATAATATTCACTATGATAATGTTCGTAGGAAACCCCATTGGCTGCCAGAACCTCATCAGAGAAACGTGAAATACAATCCCGTCCTTGTAAACAATTATCCCAAAAGCTATCCAAATTATCGCTTTGCGGGAAACGGCAGGAAGCACCGACAATAGCAATCTCTAATCCCGTTAAATGTTGCACACAGGCATTCTCGGAAATCATCTCTTTATTCATAATATTTAATCTTAGCAGTGAAGAAAAAACGGAGGGATAAATCAGATCTTCAGCACGCTGAAGATAATAATAACCGACAAACCATCTTATTTAGTGACCGAACATCTTCAGAACACTATCGAATTGTTCAACGGAATCGTGAATATCCGGTGACCCAACATTTTTTACGGCACCGTTATCAATATAATCGGCCTGCAATGCAACCGTGGTATATTTGAACAAATCGACGACTTCAACATCTCGACTAAACGTATCGCTTAAACGGATACTGAGCTGGGCTAATTTAAAGGACGTTCCACCTAAATCAAAGAAACTAGCATTAGGGTGAATATTTTCTTTTCGCGTCGCCAATAGCTCAGACCACAAATCACGTATTTTCCTTTCCGTATCACTACCACATGCCACCACCCTATCCTGTACAATCACATCACACGGGTCCGGTAATCGACTGTTGTCAATTTTCCCACTGCTGTTTTGCGCAAACTCCGACACGGCAATAAAATAAGCAGGCACCATATAATCCGGTAAGCGTGCCGCCGTCTCCTGACGTAGCTCGTGTGCATTAAACGCGATATCGGAACAGATATAAGCGATCAAGATAGGGTTATCAGCATCACGGGTATTAATCATAACATAAACATCAACCACTTCACTGGCGCTATCATGCTGGCGATATCCCAATAATATATCTTGTATGGCAGTTTCAATTTCTCCCAACTCAATACGGTAACCGCTGATTTTTACCTGACTGTCAATTCTCCCGATAAATAATAGCCCGTCGTCGTCAATATATTTCGCCAGATCGCCCGTCCGGTAATAACGTTTATCACCGATCTGGACAAAAGACTTTTTCGTCAATTCCACAGCATTAATATAGCCTTTTGCCACCCCTTTGCCAGCTATCGCAATTTCCCCCACCGCCCCACGCGGCAGAATACGCAGGGATGCATCAATCAGCGCAATCTCTTCACCCAACATCGGCGTACCAATCGGCACTGCTGGCGTGGTAATTGGGTGGTCTACATTAAATTCAAATGAAAGCGACTGCACACAGCACTCTGTCGGGCCGTAAGCGTTAGAGGCATTAGGCACCGAATCCCAGCATTCAGCGAAAGCCTGCCAGTTTTTACGCTCCAGTTTTTCACCACCGATCATCAAATGCATCACCGGACAGGGCTTACGCAGCCCTTTCATCTGCAAACGAATCATACGCAAATGCGTAGGCGTACAGTCTGCAATATGAATCTCCCTTTCTTGCCAGAACCTTACGATTCCGGCACCGTCTTTCCTGATATTATCGGGAACGATATGCAGCGTGTGGCCAAGCAGCAACGCCGGATACATCTGCTGTACCGACGCATCAAAACTCAACGCGGATATCACAGACACATTCAGCTCGCACGGATAGTGCCGATAGACTTTGTATTCCAATCCCTGAACCAGATTTATCACGGCACCGTGCGGCACCTCCACGCCTTTGGGATTGCCCGTCGATCCAGAAGTGAAAATGATGTAAGCGGAATCCTGACCATTGAGATCGGGCAAAGTATACGCATCCCGATCTTCAGACACAGATTGCAGTTCGTCGTAGGTTATCTGTTGACGATCGCCTAACGCCAGCGGCGTATCGGCGGCAACCACGGTCAGGCGGATATCCGCGGTAATCAGCACATGCTGCTTTCGACTATCGGGCCAGTGGATATCAAATGGGCAATAGCGCCCCCCAGCCTTAAGCACGGCGAAGATCGCAACAATCGCTGCGCAGGTGCGCGGCATATGTATACCGATACTGTCCCCTTTGTTAATACCCGCAGCATGAAGCTGCGCCGCACCGTTCGTGCTCAGCGCATCCAGTTCAGCGTAGCTCAGTTGTGCAACGTCGCAACTTACCGCAGTCTTATTCGGGTAGCGTTCAACCTGCTGCCGAAAATGATCGAGAATTGATGCGTCTTCCGCCGTGTTTGTCGGCGCCTCTCCCGCGCTAAACAGGAAAGGCTCGGAAATCTCAAGTTGGGAAATAGGCAAGGGCGAACGCATCTGACTCGCCCAGTCCTGCACCAGACGCATCAGCGCATTACTATAATCCGCACCCAGCCTCGAACCGAGCTCGCAGGAAATAAGCCCTTCATCGCAGTTGAATATCATGTACGTCAAACTATGCTTATAGAGATCGTCCGGTATGTGTTGACACCCTTTTAACACCACCGCCAGAGCAAAAGTTGTCGGGCATTCAAATAGCGGCTGCAACGCCGTAACACCATAAGGAAGCTGCTTTTGCATACTGTTTGAGGTTGTGACAATCACCTCTTTGAAGGTGCATTCCGGGCTACACTGAACGGGCAGACAAACCGTTTTTCCTACGTCCTCATCATCGATATAATTACCAGTCAGCAGTGCGGCACTACGGTTGTAAGATATCGCCGCCTGTGCGCAGGCGGCCAACGTAGCGAGAAGCAGGCTCAGGCGTTTATCCGAGCCGTTGGCGATAGAAATGAGCGCTGACGAGGATTCATCAAGTAAAGAGAAACGCTGCGTGCTAATCGAACGCTCGGAATAATAGGAAACATCCGGCACTAAACCAGAATAAGTAGATATAATTTCGTTCCAGTTAGCCGCCACGGCCTCATTTACTGCTATATAATTGTCAGACATGTTATTTATCCTTATTAACGATTCATTATATCGCATTCCATTCCATGGTTATTTCTACCTCACCAGTATGTTCATCTACGGATTTATTCGATTCCGTAAAACCATGCTTAAGATAAAAATTTCTTGCCGCCATATTTTTCTCATACACCGTAAGTGATAACCGGTCTCTTTTCTCAAATGCATTCGCTAATAATGCCTGACCGACACCTTTGCCATGATAGTCAGGCAGTAAAAAAATAGCGGCTAACGTGTTATCTACCAGACTGATAAACCCGATAACCTTCCCTTTATATTTCGCAACCATGGTTTCAGCAGCGGGAATATATTCATTTCGCATATCGTCTTTGCAGGCATGCCAGAAATTTCTATCAACAAAATCATGGCAGGCCAGTGAAGTCGTATACCAGACATCAATAATTTCCTGCATTTCTTTCTCATCATTGTGAAATGCAGAAAAATAAATTTCATCCAACAATTTTCTGTTCATAGCAGCCCCATTATTTCAGTTAGGAAGATTTACCGATTTGTTCATCTTACTACGCCGAGAAACCATCCTATCACGCCGCGATAAAGTCTCTGATTGATTAACCTGCTGAGGTACATGCTCTTCGCCAAACTCAATATAAAAAAGCAGATTAGCGATATTAGGATAGGTAAAGAAATCTACAATTTTAATCTGTCTCGGCAAAATCCCATTTAACAAACTGGTAATTCTGAGAAGCCGAATGGAATTCGCACCCAAATCAAAAAAGCTGGCGTGCAGATCAATCTCTTTTATTTCCAGCACTGACGAGAAGATCTCAACCACTTTTTCTTTATAACTTGAGGTTGTCAGGTCAATTCGTTCAGAAACCACGTTAATTTCGGGTAAAGTGGAAAGATCCACTTTACCATTAATCGTCAGTTTAATCTCGCTAACAGGCTGAAATACTGTAGGGATCATATAGCTGGGCAAATGTGCGGATAAAAACTGGCGTAATAACATCTCTTTCATACCCGATGGGGAAACATAATATGCCACCAATTGCTCCTCACCGTTTATTGTCCTAATAACAACAACGGCGTTGCTTCCCTCCTCGTAGGATTTTATTCTGGCGGCTATTTCATCTAATTCAATTCTGTAGCCTCGCAGTTTTACCTGATTATCTTTTCTACCAATATATTCAACGTATCCTTGCTCATTAAAGAAGGCTAAATCGCCGGTTTTATATATCCGTGAATGATCAACAGGATGTGTTACAAATTTATCGGCGGTTAAGTCCGGCCTGCCCAGGTAACCACGTGCCAACACATCACCGCCAATATACAGTTCTCCGGGAATCCCAGCCGGTTGCGGCTGCATAAAACGATCGAGGATATATATCTTCGCATTGTCTATTGGCACGCCGATCGCCACGGCTGGAGTATCACTGCCGCGCGCATACTGCCAAATCATACAGCCAACCGTGGCTTCAGTGGGACCATACTCATTGAATATTCGCGCACCGACAGGCAGTTTGTCCGTTACCTCACGACACAGTTTGCTCTCCAGTTGCTCTCCTCCCAGCACGAACGTACTCAGCGATCGGGTTTTGTCATTCATCAGCGAATTCAGCAAGCTCAACTGCGATGGAGTAATCTTGATATTGGTCAGACCTGGCAAAGCGGCAACATCCTGCAACGCGTTGAACGCATCTTTATCGATAATGTTAATCGTCCCTCCCCCGATCAATGGACACCAGATGGAAGTTACGGTCAGATCGAAAGCCAGACTGGTAAATAACGGATAGACCGCACGCTGACCAACGGGATGATAGCGCTGGATCGCCCACTGGATGTAATTCATCACCGTACGGTGCTCCAGCATCACACCTTTAGGCTCGCCGGTCGAACCTGAGGTAAAAATGGTATACAGCAAATCATCACTAGAGTATGCCACTGTGGGACGCCCATCCACCGTCTGCACAAGCTCATCGCGAAAATCGGGGTCGTCCTGCGTGATAAGGTGCCTGATGCCATTGGACATTATACTCCGTACACGTTCCTCAGGCGTTGAGATATCCAACGGAACGTAAACCGCCCCCAGCTTAGCCACGGCGATCAATATAGCGATAGTCATCACCCCCGATCGGCGCTGAATGGCGACCAGCTCCTGATGCCGAACACCTCGAGCCTGAAGTTGCGCAGCGACACTATTGGCAAGCGCATCAAGCTCCGCATAAGTTACCCGGCGATCCTGCTGGCAAAGGGCGATAGAATCATGATGCAGGACGACCACTTCCTGCCATGCGTCAATCAGATGCGTATGGCGAGAAAACACTGGCGGACGATGATTAAAATCGACCACCAGCCGCTGGTATTCTTGTTCATCCAGTAAACACAAGCTGGCCAGGGTGAGCTGATCGTTATTGACGATAGCATCCAACACCTGCTCGAGATGCTTCAACCCATTGGCGATGACATAGTGTGGATATTTTTCCGTATTATAGCTCAGTCGAAGTAGCGCCGTTTCCAGCAAGTTCACCTCCAGACAGAGATCGAAATTGGTCTTTTCCTCAATAGAATAGTCGGTAATATCAACGTGGGTAGAAAGTTGGCGTAACCGCTTGGCCAAAGGATAGTTTTCAATAACCACGATGGTATCAAACAGCGGGTGACGTATGTTATGGATAGCCTGAATATCAGCCAACGGATAGGCCTTATGGCTTTCCCGCGCCAGAGTGATGTCCTTAATCTTTTGCATCACGCTAGCAAGGGTATCTTCCCCAGATAGGCCATTCACGCAAAGCGGCGGCGTCTGAATATATAAGCCTATGCTATCCTCAATCTCCCCCGCAAACCCGACATCCCTGCCGGATACCGTTGTACCAAAGCAGATGTCTCCAGCATCATTATATTTTGCCAGTAAAATAGACCAGGCGGCGTAAATAGCGTGCGCCATCGTGAAACCATTCGCTTTACAGTACCCTTCTAGTTTACACATCACATCGCTGTCTAGCTGACGGTCGATGCGATTCAGTGTTCGATGGCTTGCATTCTTTTGCGTTGGCAGGCTAATTGCTGCCTCCAGACAAACCGCAGAACGCCAGTATGACCTCGCCTCCTCACTCTGTTTCACCGTGTTCAGGTGTTGAATATAGCGCTCATAATCCAGTTCAGGTTGAACACGAACAGTACCGGGGCGATCGTAGTAATCCCACAGTTTGGTAAGCAAGAGTCCCAGACTCCAGCCATCCATACAAATATGATGATACTGAATATGAAGAAGATATTTTTCAGCACTCAGGCTATATAGAAAAACTTTAATTGGGTTGGTTTCCAGATCAATTTCTGTATTTTTAATCCTTGCGCTAACATTAAGCGTTTGCCCTGCCTTTATCACGTCGGTCGGGTCGTGCCTGAATTCAATATTATTCTTTCGTTGCGCAAAAATAATCTGGACCGGCTGGCTTAAGCCGGTCCAGCGATAAATGGTACGCAGCGCCTGATGCTCAGTAACCACGCGATTCCACGCCTCGTTCAGCCGTTCTTCATCCACCGTACCCAGCAAGCTCAGGGTAAAATTGGTGACATAGACGTCATCATTATCTTTTTCAAGGGAATGAAACAGCATTCCTTCCTGCACAGGCGTTAATGAGACAATATTAAAATTCTCAAACATGGTTTATCCCTTTATTCCATTAAATAGTGTTAGACTGATAAACCTCATGCGCATTCTCTACACCTATAAATATATTTGTGATTTTTAGATAACTTTCAGACAGCACTTTGCTATTGCGCATATCCTGCAACATACAGTAGTAATCCTTCAGACTGGCGGTCTCGATAATAATTATATCCTGAAAATCAGCAGAAAAACCTTCAGCATCGGCGGTTCTCAAGCGAATGCTATGCTGATATTTTTCAATCACCTCTGGCAGAGACTCATTTTGTAATTCCATTCTTTGTGCACGCGTTAACGCATTCCATTTATCATTAAACGTCAGGGTCCAGACAATAATATATTCCATAATATTTACCTTAATGAATGTAGCTCCATTACAATGATATCCAATAGTGCTTCCACATGTTTAGCAAGATAAAAATGCCCGCCACTGAATACCGTATGGGAAAAAGAAGAGGCAATATATTTCTGCCAATCGGACATCAACTGGTGACCCGCAACCGGATCCTCACGAGAAGAAAAACAGTGAGCCTGGATATTTTCAGTAATAATCTCATCACTCATCCTCCAGTTATCAATTAAGCTGAAATCACATCTTAAGATATCCAGCAGCATATTCATCACCGCAGGTTCAGCGGTAAATTCATCGAGATTCGGTATGCCCCCCAGCGTAAACAGATAATCCATTAACTGATTATTCCCCCACGAATAACGGGATAAAGCCGTCTGATTCTTTACATGAGGTGGCAGAAAAGCAGAAAGCCCCAACCAGACTGGAGGGGTGTGCTGTCGCTGCAACCTCAACGTCAGCTCATAGGCAATCAACGCGCCCATGCTGTGACCAAACAGAGCAAAAGGGGTATCGGTCTGTATTTCACTCAACAACAGCTCGATAGCATCTTCCATAGACTGACAAAAAGGGGCGCCGAAACTCAGGCCGCGTCCCGGAATTTCAAGCGCGGTCAGCTCAATCCACTCGGGTAATAACGATGCCCAAGGGCGGTAAAGCATATGCGAACCACCAGCATGGTGAATGGCATAGAGGCGCATAGAGACAGGTTTGCCAGCGCTAATAACGATAGAGTTCTGCATCATTTATACCCCATAAAGTAAATTGCAGCGGGACGGGTCATTAACATCAAAAATTGAAATCAGTAAGTTCAATTCCTTTATGATCCACTTTCGACGCTGTCGCTTTACTGATATATTCACTTATTGGGACATCAGCGGAAGAAATTACCTGCTCAAGCAGTTTAATATAGCGTGTAATAAATCCTGCGATCGTTTCATCTCGGAACAAAGCACGTTTATATTCAAAGCTGAATTCAAAATCGCCTTCAATTTCTTTCACCAGCATGGCTAAATCAAAACGCGAGTTATCTTCTTGCAGTGCAAAGCGACTTAATTTAAGTCCGGGCAATTCAAAATCCGCCATACCAATATTCATATAAGAAAAAACCGTATCGAAAATGGGTAATCTGTTTTGCCGTGGCTGTAAACCAAGTGCCTGGACAATCTGTTCAAATTGAATATCGGCATGATCAAATACTGTAATCGCTACCTCCTTCATGGCATTCACAATCTCGCGGAACGACATCTCACCATGAAAATCACAAGGAATAGGAAGCAGATTAACAAAGATTCCGATCACATCCTGCAATTCACGTTGTGGTCTACCCAGCATCGGTGTGCCAATCGCAAAACGGGTCTGGTGACTCACGTCCGCTAACAACAAATAATAAGTCGACAGAAAGACCATAAAGCGCGTCACGCCGTCACCACAATACAACTGCTCTAGCCGCTCAGTCGTATGCCTGTCAATACGGAAATAAAGCCTGCCGCCCCGTTCATCCCCCTCGTTTCCCCGCGCGACATCAAGTGGCAAAGGCAATTCAGGCAGTGGCTGTAGCTTGTCTATCCAGAAGGTTTTCTGTGCCTCAACCTCTTTACTTGTCGCAAACTGGCGTTGCCACATCGTGTAATCTTTATACTGCACATGCAATGGTGGAAGCGTATTACCTTGATAAATAGTCAGGAAATCTCTGACAAAAATATCCTGTGACAAACCGTCAGAAATAATATGGTGCAGATCGAGAAAGAACAGATAGTCATTTACCTTTAGCTTAATCAATAACAACCTTATTAATACATCCTGGTGTAAATTGAACGGCTTAATGAGCTTTTTCACTTCCGCTTGAAGATGAGACTCACTGCACTCCTCTCTGTCTATCTGCAACTGATGAAGTTCCGCAATGGGAGACGGATGGCAATACTGTCGCGGCTCACCGTTCACTAAAACGATAGTCGTTCTGAGCGACTCGTGGCGCTGCATCAGTTGATACAGAGTCTCGTTAAACCGATCAACATCCAGATTTCCAACAATGCGAAATGCCACGGTTTCATTATAGGCAACAGAGTTTTTATTAAACATCTGTTGTAAATAGAGGCGGCGCTGTCCAGGTGAAAGCGGCCAGGTATCCTGTGGTTCGGCAGGTTTGATCTCCAGATAGTTTGCCGCCGTAGCGTGATCTTTCGCATATTCAGCAAGTTCACGTATTGTCGGATGTTTAAAGAAACGGGTCAGCGGCACATCGATATGGCAATGCTTGTGAACCTGCGACAACAGCGTAATGGCTTTTAGCGAATTTCCTCCCAGATCGAAAAAGTCATCGTCAATTCCCAGCGGGCTGATATGCAAAAAATCCTGCCAGATGGAAACCAGTTGCGTTTCCATAGCGTTACGCGGCGCAACAAGCACATTATCCAAATCGGGTCGTTCCGAACAGGCATCTTCAGACGTCGAGCCCTCACCGCTCGTTTCCTGCTGAGACAGCGTCCATTGGGCAAGACGAGCCTTAATATCGGCGGTGGAAATAATCAACGCATCACGTTCAGCATAGCGTATCACCTCCGGTAATAGCGCCACCCCCTCTTCCCTGCTGATCAGCAAATGGGCCAGAGAGCTTCCCACCTTATGGTGAACCTCGGTTCTGGCAGCCACTTCCCAGCCATCCCAGTTCACCAGCGTCCAGCGCCGTTTGCTGGTGCGATTACGCTGGGTAACAAAGGCATCCAACCAGGCACTCGCCGCCGCATAAGCATAGAATCCCAGCCCGCCGAGAATGGGAGCCAACGATGACACAACCAGGCAGAAGTCATAATCCTGCTCTGCCAGAGCGCGATCACATATCGCAATCCCCTCTTTTTTGGCAGTGAGATGCTGACTTATATAGTTATCATCCGTCTCGATGATAGAGCGAAGGGAGGCTTCACCCGTGATCCCCGCCAGATAAAAAATGCCATCTATCCTACCGTGACGCCCCACGGCTTGGCTTACCAGTCGCGTAATGGCCTCCTCATCACTGACGTCGGCCTGAAGTAAGGTGAGAGACGTGGCATTAAGCTCAATGTCATCCCATATTTCATCTCGTGGCGGCGTTGAGCGGGATGTCACAATCAGGTTAGCCTGATAGTTTTTGGCGAGGTGGGTACAGAATGTTTTACCAATAAAACCAGCGCCGCCCACCAGCAGATAGGTGCCCTGCGGTTTCAATACTGCGCCGTCAGGTATACCAAATGACTGATAGGGAACAAAATCTCTGACCCATCGTCTGTGAGCACGCCAGGCAACCGGCTCACTCGTTACACTAACGATGTCAGCAACCAGGGCCGTCGGTGGGCAGTCGGTGGCCACGTCTCCGACATCAATGGCCTGACAGCCTGTCTCTGGGAATTCCTGACGAACGACGGTAGCAATCGCCATCAGCGCCGAGGCAGTAGGGCAAAGCGTCGGTTCGTGGCTAACCGTTACGCCATGGTTAATCAATAGGGTGATTTTCTTGATATCCACTTTCTGCAAACGGTATGCCTGTAACAGATGCAGGATCGCGCAGAGGGACACATCGCCTTCGCAGTCCATCGCCACGCCATCAATGATAACGTTATCAAGCACCGTTTTATGTGCCTTCAACTGCTCGAAAAAATGGATAAAATCATCCTGATGGCCCGCACGAAGCTGACTTTCTTCTGATAAATCAATCCGTGTTTCCTTACCCAACCGAACGCGGAATGATGTGCTGTAATGTGCCTGTAGGCGATTATACAGGCACCCAGTATGAGAAGCGTCAGAAGAAAGACGCACCAGTAATGCCGCTCCGGCAGCAGAAGGGATGCTCGCCATGTTCAAGGGCTGCTGCTTCCACGCATGCTGATATAACCATTCCGCTCTGTTTTCTTTGCGCACAACGGAGGGTGAGTTGGCAGTGGTTCCAGGCGTTGCAGAGAAAATATTCAGGAAGTCCGCTTTTTCCGGCCAGAACAGGCTGCGGTCAAAAGCATATCCCGGTATTGCCACACGCCGACAATCCTGATGGAAACGCACCCGATCCCACGCAACCCCAGCGCCTTGCTGCCAGATTTTCCCAAGCGCCACCCAGAATGAGTAACGCGAACCCTGTACCCTGCTCTCCTCAGGCAACAGCGTAATCAGCCGTGCAGAATCCTCCTGAGCCACGTAGCGTCTCGTGAGATTGAGCAGATCGCGCCCCACACCGACCTCAATAAACAGGCAGCCGCGATAGTTTTCCACCAGATACTCAATGCCTTTTACAAAGCATACGGGGCTTTCCGCCTGCGCAGTCCAATACTCCACCGACACGGCCTGCTCCGCCGTAAGCGGTTCGCCAGTCACGGACGAGATCAATGGAATCGACGGTGCGTTGAGCGTAAAGCGGGAGATCGTCGCCTGAAGCGCGCCGTTGATCTGCTTCATGGCAGGTGAATGGGCTGCATGGCTGGATTTGATCGGCGCTGTCATAATACGTTTATTTTTCAACAGTACCGCGAAAGCGTTGATATCTTCTTCTGCACCTGACACAACGCAGGAGTCTTTGTTGTCGATCGCCACCGA
Protein-coding sequences here:
- a CDS encoding non-ribosomal peptide synthetase encodes the protein MSDNYIAVNEAVAANWNEIISTYSGLVPDVSYYSERSISTQRFSLLDESSSALISIANGSDKRLSLLLATLAACAQAAISYNRSAALLTGNYIDDEDVGKTVCLPVQCSPECTFKEVIVTTSNSMQKQLPYGVTALQPLFECPTTFALAVVLKGCQHIPDDLYKHSLTYMIFNCDEGLISCELGSRLGADYSNALMRLVQDWASQMRSPLPISQLEISEPFLFSAGEAPTNTAEDASILDHFRQQVERYPNKTAVSCDVAQLSYAELDALSTNGAAQLHAAGINKGDSIGIHMPRTCAAIVAIFAVLKAGGRYCPFDIHWPDSRKQHVLITADIRLTVVAADTPLALGDRQQITYDELQSVSEDRDAYTLPDLNGQDSAYIIFTSGSTGNPKGVEVPHGAVINLVQGLEYKVYRHYPCELNVSVISALSFDASVQQMYPALLLGHTLHIVPDNIRKDGAGIVRFWQEREIHIADCTPTHLRMIRLQMKGLRKPCPVMHLMIGGEKLERKNWQAFAECWDSVPNASNAYGPTECCVQSLSFEFNVDHPITTPAVPIGTPMLGEEIALIDASLRILPRGAVGEIAIAGKGVAKGYINAVELTKKSFVQIGDKRYYRTGDLAKYIDDDGLLFIGRIDSQVKISGYRIELGEIETAIQDILLGYRQHDSASEVVDVYVMINTRDADNPILIAYICSDIAFNAHELRQETAARLPDYMVPAYFIAVSEFAQNSSGKIDNSRLPDPCDVIVQDRVVACGSDTERKIRDLWSELLATRKENIHPNASFFDLGGTSFKLAQLSIRLSDTFSRDVEVVDLFKYTTVALQADYIDNGAVKNVGSPDIHDSVEQFDSVLKMFGH
- a CDS encoding GNAT family N-acetyltransferase; this encodes MNRKLLDEIYFSAFHNDEKEMQEIIDVWYTTSLACHDFVDRNFWHACKDDMRNEYIPAAETMVAKYKGKVIGFISLVDNTLAAIFLLPDYHGKGVGQALLANAFEKRDRLSLTVYEKNMAARNFYLKHGFTESNKSVDEHTGEVEITMEWNAI
- a CDS encoding type I polyketide synthase — its product is MNKEMISENACVQHLTGLEIAIVGASCRFPQSDNLDSFWDNCLQGRDCISRFSDEVLAANGVSYEHYHSEYYVNAKGVIKNPLTFDAEFFNYNQREAEYLEPQIRKLHECGFEALGSAGIVPSVYEGAIGCYLAASAQLNWQMAAYDESDRDGASLFSAFNLVEKDFAATRLAYKLGLTGPAISVQTACSSSLTAIHLAARALLLGECQTALVAAAALGTPNQQGYLYQEGMITSPDGVCRPFDALANGTVGGEGVGAVVLQPLKVALAQGRPILALIKGSALNNDGERKVGYTAPSIDGQADVVRRALSMAKVEANTIGYIETHGTATALGDPVEIAALSQVFDDVRAQRVAIGSVKSIIGHLDSAAGMAGLIKAALMLKHKKLCANHYFHTPNPKLKLASSPFYLNTQSQDWQSETVRRAGVSAFGIGGTNAHVILEEYVARERHEPVDAGVTLLPLSAKSAWSLAEMEKRLVAWLADHPKQITDVSWTLQHGREHFSHRSVLVCNSDEPVSAAEFVRGDSQTARHVVFLFPGQGAQYQTMGRDLYLHEAVFREQVDRCLGLMNATEAERVKCYLSATDAAPLFSPVTIQLAIFTVEYAVTALLQAKGIEPDMLLGHSLGEYVAATIAGVFSLHDALFLVTQRAILMQTMSPGAMLSASLSEQQAAAFLQGSLEIAVVNGEEATVFAGSAEDISALEIRLQEQHIHVRRLKTTHSFHCAAIDEIQSEYTTALDAVTFNAPRVPLLSNLSGGWHDGSEIMQPAYWLAHQRHKVDFLACMRTLALQQDLVFVEVGPSNTLTSCVQKFFHASKGQPVTAVNMLRHPNQTDDDVGCFYRQLAKLWCSAGIGNWSQIGTVSGALIPLPVYAFAERAYTQLRDSMVNGGRTRRTSPARKDALLYRPVWYREPLRATAPAAPENVLVLVSKRAADAYQQHISHLAPTGKIIVVDDQTSLARQQLNGSYTVLLLPYADDFVGDPLPHYQQWLVCIRQLTTQAALSASRFVLLTPEIENVLGDEITHEGISLLKGLVQSLQYEHAEHACHTVDIAYEPLLQPQAARALWHQIVDSGLAPHQAFRHNQIWLPGFRPIHEEQAVSQDVGLIQGGLVVITGGTGGIGIQLAQCLARQYAARIVLLSRTPWPERELWGTIKASGDNAATTRFINDVEAIEKNGGSVMVHCCDVTHRETLFQTLTAVENQNGAIDIVIHCAGSDEGALIAQPDEMAHHKIMSAKVTGARNLIDYFEGKSLSRLLLCSSLLSYSGAAGQSAYVAANAFLDALADRRDLPFAVSSLAWERWLETGMAMRSMKMDASTVGLTNQEGQAVFLHSLNLPPQRLLISAMDIELRRQSEAGPTSLQGGDGLTKDITLRDVIIETLQHQLGLAQLDEHASFFALGATSLDVVQMNEKLKQRLHCEFPISMMFTYSSIAKLHDALQRTLMPEPPLEADTPRTSVNQLAKQRMNRRIKK